In Zingiber officinale cultivar Zhangliang chromosome 1A, Zo_v1.1, whole genome shotgun sequence, the DNA window AACTTAACACATTTAGACTTCGTCCAATGTTAAGTAATCGGTATTAATCTACTTACATACTTAATCTTACTTCAATCATATTGCCCTCAATATAATTTGCACCAAGTATATTTTCCAAAGATAttggtcaaacatcaaaacataacacaTGGTCTATTAAGATTAAGCTGAGCTTGATTGTACAATCAAAGCTCAAACGACTCTTAACCATATGGTTCAATCAACTTTTTCTTTGCTTCCATGTTCCTATAAAATTATGTTTATATTATGTTAATCATGATATATGTTAAGTGTTACATGATATCGACATTATAGGTGTAATAAGAGAAGTCCATATGGCATGAAGATGATTAAACATTTGGTAGATTGATGAAGTTAAGGTGGCTTGAGAATGACCTAACATTTTGTATATTGGGGAAATTGAAGTAGGATGAGGATGATTAGACATTTAGAAAATTGGAGAAGTTCAAGTGGGTTGAACTTGATGGGACATTTGATAGATATCGGAAGTTCAATAGACATTTGTTGAATGGTGAAGTTTAAGTGAGTTAAGGTTGATTGGACATTTAACAAACAAAGTTTCATAGGtgttggtaaataaggaaaaccTAGATGCGAAACCTATTTGTATACATGAAGTCTTAGTAGGTTGAGATagaccaaatatttgataaacaaGGAAGATGCAATGGCGAGGCCTATTGGTAGATGTGAAGTCTTAGTAGATCGAGGTCGATCAATTACCTAACAAATGAGTAAGACCTAGAGGTGATGCCTCTTAGTAGATGAAAAGTCCTTGTAGGTCGATATCAATTGAATACTTGATATGCAACAAGTTCAGGAGTTTTAACTCTTAGCATGTGATTTAGGAGACTGAGTGACCTATATTTTAGGTCTTGGTAATTCTCTATTTTTATGTGAAGATTGTTCATACCTGAGTGGTTTGATCATGATTTTGATATTTGGTCAAAAGGAATTTAAGTTAGGCCTTGTCTTATTATCTTATCTATGTGTCTAGGTATGAAGAAACTTAAAATAACACATACGAACACTCAATAATTCAAGATTCATGGTAGTACGGAGAAGGTGACATGAGACACTCAAGGGATTGAAAGGTTGAAGAGTATAAGAGAAGAAGATGCAAGCAtgcaagaaggatgacatggaaagTGAGATGACAAGCTTAATGTATCTGAGGAATGAGAGGTTTAGagaaagagtacatcggtggagtgAGAACAAAGTACGAGGAGGGAGCTGGGGAAGGACTTGGTGCAATTGAGGGATGAGAATCCAAGTGAAAGTATACTTAGGTAAGCTAGTGTACGATGAGTTGAATGAACTTTTAATTGGGACGAAGAGTAGAAATCAACTTAGGCGGGCTTGACTTTAGAATGACTAATTGTCTACATAGTATCTTGCTTAAAATATAGCTTCATAAGAGGGGTTTAACATTACTAGTCCTCCTTACTTTAATGAACTAAAAAATTCTTATTGGAAGCCTCATATGGAGTAAAactacattatttttttttttttttgtgaaatggaattacaaaAGGAGTCTAACCTTCAACTAAAAGAGAATGGTATTACTTTAGTTGCAAGGAATAAgaaaaacaagaaggaagaaagtTCATCATCCTTCAAATCCAAACATAAAAAAGTGAAAGTGAAGATTGTAGGATCAGAGGAGGAGTGAGGGTGATGAGTGTTCTTTATATAGGGTTTTTAAATAGTATTTTGAACTCATCTTGTGATATTCTAGGAGCATATTTTgtatgttagattttgagggatatcctaagataatcattttatgattttactatttatttgataaatatagatttactattttgagtatatattatatgtttgaatagttttaaactcatttactgaatgcacAATACAATTTATAGCATAAGAGAATTTGTGATCGGATCACAatttgtgattatctctacatgtgtaattatgaacatATTAGAATTTTCGTAGTCGTCAAATTGGTGCATTTGGATATCATTAATTATGTaagactagcatgagttatactACTTGGTTTGACCAAGCAATTATTtttcactagctggagacattgggatgtcgagagttaaacacggatgttagttatggtaactagttcattagagtgacttgttgtaagactttatatggttctctacatatatggatatgtcagtAAAATTCTTACTGTAactcgagtgcaagttttcttcgacttgaggtatacaagttatcttgatcatggagacttatacttttatatcttaagcaaacatctcttggaggtgtggacctgagatgattgggtataagtcgaagtgcCCGAAGGTATTTGAATAGCACACAGAAGATTCATCACTCATTATGATGAGATGTATACTCTatgaccacttgttaggattattactcaatgtctttggccaaagcatcacatgttaagagtatgagactcttgtacatatGTACGAGTAATTAAAATTCTcaaaacgaggaagtattacttgggcttgGTATGACGTAGTCAGCTTAGTGGGGACAAACACATTTACTATATCTTGAACCAAGTGGGTGtaagacaagtgaaaggaacaagacacaactcactgtagctgctgaataGTTCAGAATTAGTTTTGAGATCAAGtataattttctaattaattagagatcatgatatactactaggtgtcactcatgatcattccataattaagtagttaattatgaatgATCAAGATAAATCAAGAACCTATTGGATTACATGCACTACAAGTCTtgaatagacataaaataagttagagaatatGATCTTTAGattaagagataaatgtttggttagaccatacataagataaatatgaaatatTTGTCGAAGTGGAAGTAtggatgagccacatctcttatgaaagaattggatccaatttagtttatccatgaaccaacttgatttagttgtgaaccaaactaaggggttaatggactaatttttatTTAAGACATaatgacactacaacaaaaaccctcataaacatcggttttccatcggtgtctatttcattttcgaccgatgtctatgaagccgatgtaaaaagtctgtcattttagacatcggtttaaaaccggtgtagtatcacttaacgacaccggtcttcgaatcggttattaaccggtgtagtatcatttaacgacaccgtttcatcaacgatgtaaaactgatgtatgttaataacaccagttttggcagcggtaaatgaccgatgtaatattaattaataacaccggttttgcagcggtggaaaaccgatgtaatatggatattttttaacaatttgatttccgaaacaatgaaaaaccgacaataataaaaaaaatacacaaatattcacaaattatacaaatattcttcattcaacaatatccataaaatacataaatattcacaaattatataaataatcttcttacaacagtatccataaaatacctaaacattctttttacatcaaaagctagctaatagatatcaaaatcaaggtagaacattcttttaacaacacatcaaggtagaaccacacttcaaatgtaatctaacatgcattcagcccactcgaaccgcactttatcaattttaactctggagtacttgagatttgtaaactgtaaaaacacataaataatatattagtaaccaagacaaaaaatcatagttgaaaaagcagtaagggcaccaggtaacaagatgactaactgaaatacttaaaaaaagaaacattcatcaattatcacaTAAATATAAGGGATTAATTTGTAACAACAACTCAACAAAATGAACTACCTCCCTAAACTAAGAGATTGGTGTGCATTGAGATCAAGAAAGGTGAAACAAACAACTGTATATATCCACTAAAGAACTTGAGCTTTTCTGACTTGTAATTCTCTCCCCTAAACAATCCAAAACTCTTGTACGTATAAAATGTGACAAAGAATAAATTTCCTTTAGAACCAACAGAACTATGAGATCAACTTGATAATCAAATTACTAATATTGTGGTCAATATATAACTGTATATAATTTCCAAGGCCTATAATATATGGATGAGGATGCTCAATAATACAtcgagtaaaacaagaaataagtaaagaagtaaaacagttgctaatcaaaagggcataccttgacaactacccatgttggttgttttttccctttcctccCCGCCTccacattatacattttcaaggcccttcatgcatataatcagtgggaattgtattgccacatcaaaatacatccatgtttcaacaaaggtaagaaaagaagtaaaaaaatttacatgttgacaacatatttccaatactATCACCTATTTCCTGGCATCTATTAATTTCTGCCCCCTTGATTTTCCTCAAAGGACTGTGTAGGAATCCCATGACCAGCATGAGGAGACAAAGACATGTTCTGCATATGATCCTTAAACAGTCTACACTCAATCCTGATTGGAgaataaaagaaggaaaacatATAAAACACAGTTTACGTTTTAAAGAATTCATAAGATGGTGATGTCTTAAAGTTTGATTGGTGCATCAGCAAGTTGGATAAAATGTTTTAAAGTCTATAAACAGATAAGCTAGAAACCTGGTCTAATCACTGTAGGATCAATAAATTAGAAGCAGCTTGACATCTACATTTGGCAAAGTCAAGAAGGCAATAACCACTGAAAAAAGAGATTAAATTAATTGAGAATCTTAACTTGTAAAAAACCACATAGGACCACACTATATTGTAGGAGAGAGACTCACCTGCTGCCATAATATTTTTCCTTAATGGAGTCCATGTTGTAGTACGTTCAGAGGGGAAGCCCTTCATAGCAAGAAAAATACATGAAGGATTAATAGGTTGCCCTGTTTTTAGTATAGCTTTCTTCAAACAAAATGAAAGCATAATAGCACACTAGCTCCaaattggaaaagaaaaagaaatatttgTTTACACGGAGCCCATGAGAGCACTGGGCTCTATTGGGATATAATGCAGTTGAGCAAATAGAACAGAACCAAAAAATATGCAGTGAAATGATAGAATTTTCTGAGTGAAGCTAGCCTAATTTAGGAACTGACAACGACCAAATAAATGATTTTGATGCAGAAAAGAAAGACAATATACCAAAGCATGTATTAGTGAAAGATTAATGTTGCCGACCAGAAAAAAGAAGTCTTTAGATGAAGTTTCGGAAGGATTCATATAAATGATTGTTGCTGAAAGGAGGAATCTTCTGGTAACCACAAGAGAGATTCTAGCACAAGATTTGTTTCACATTAACACTAATTTATTGAAAGGTTCATTAAACATGAGATTGAAAAGGAACATGAACTCTTCTAGAAAAAACAATGCTCCAGCTCAAAGGAGGTGCAAAATGTGGGCTAGAGAGCACCTAGAACCTTGGCCTGCATATTCCTTGACCTCTTAGATATAACTACAATCTTGATAAAAATTAAATAGAATCAAAGCAAAAGGAATAATATTTATCCAACTCCAAGAGATTAATAGAAGTGAACTGATAAGAGTTAAGACGATATGATAGTTCGATACTTGTGAAGGCGATAGTtcattttttaaatctagcaaGTGTATTTTCGATACTTGTGAAGGCGATATGATAGTTCGGTATATCCAAGGAATGAATATTTCAAAACATACATACCCATTGGAATAGTTTCCAAAATCTTTTTCTCGATATCTTCTCCTAGTTTAGCTGTCATATCAGATGCAATGAACCCCGACACAATAGCATTCACCTGTTAATTATCAGCAAGTTAGAATTCACCTGTTAAATATCACCAATTTAGAATGCACATGATAATTACAACAAACATAATTCAGCATGCAACTTTACAAAGTTGTGGATTTTGTATTGGCTACTTCAAGTTTCATAACACATATTTCcatacaaagtttttgaactttcatTTGCAAATATGCGTTTTATTAGAATTTGGAATACTAAATCATTTTAAACATTTTCCCAAAAAATTCTATCAGTTCCATTGTGAACCTATCTGAATTATGATTATATGAATGTAAATGTTGAATTTATTTAAGGTAGTGACGAGTTTTTAAAATGGTTCTAataaattattctaataaattatcAAAACTGAATATTATAAATATTGTTCTAATAAAATATTGTACAATGTCGGACAACAAGTAATGTATCCTAAGTTATTGTGTCAGTCATGTTGATAAGTATCACGCCGTATTGAAATCCAAAAATTTTGGACACACTACAAAATACTTCAAGCTGAATTAATAATGTTTGTTATCCTTTTGTACCTTGTATTCATATAATACAATGTCAATTCTGTACATGGACACAAAGTTAGAAGTTACGGACACAGATCAAAGTTAGGTATATAGttatcttctcttcttttttatcTCCTTCCTCTCTAACTCTACACCAACACCACATGATGAAACAAGAAATTGTATCATTTCAGTCAAAGTCTAAAACTTTAGCACGATTCCAAATTCTGAGCCTTGATATTATCACACATGCATATTTGCTACTAACCTTAATTTGACTTATGTTTTATCGAAAACTTCATGCCATCTATTCATCCCATCCACCTAAATCATCAATGTTCCAACAATTTTGGCACCATTATTTCCAGAATTTAGGTATACCAAACACTTGATTGGTCTAGGTAGTATTTGAACCAAAGGGAACATTGATCTTAGCTAATGCTAAGGATCaacaaaataaaagaacaatCACATCAAATGATTTCCCATTTTTTCTTTATCTAGAAATCACAAACTGAGAAATCTTTTTCTATCCATTTCCTCCAAATTATTTTCTAGCTCTTCTGGTAGCATTTTCCCTTCCTTGTAATAATCAATTTTAATGATAGGGTTTAATTAGAAGCAACATTTTGACAACTCAATAACAAGATTTACTTCTGGAAATCCACAATGTCTATGCTAATAACAAATGAATAATCATAAATATGGTTTTTACCAAGCCAACTGCTCATATAGATATAAATCCTTCAGGTTAAATACTATATTGAATGACTTAGCTAATTGGTAACCAActgctaaaaatatatatatgaagagaatacctttttcttcttcatcataaTTTTTGCTGCTGCCTGCAGGAGAAATGTCATCATGGTGAAATAAGTATTCATCATAAAAGATTGCaagataataagatatgaaaATGCATGCCTGTGTGCAAAGGTAGACACCAGTAAGATTCAGGTCAATGACTTCCTTCCATTGTGATTTTTTCATTCTCATCAACAGTGTGTCTCATGACAAGATGAACATAAGTATAATTCCAGACAACTGCATTGTTAACTAAAATGTCAACTGATCCCCAAGCATCTACTGCCTAAAAATATTGCACATGCAATAAAATAAGTCAAAGATGAAATTGTAAGAAGCCAGATCTATGCAATCTTCATTACTAACAGTTTTGACCATGGATTCCACATCCTCTTCTTTTGAAACATCTCCTCCATAAGTGAGAGCCTGACCTCCTGAAGCCTCAATCTGCATAAATCATTTTATAGTAAATGCGTTATAGTAAATGTGTaaatcatttgatttttttttttgttacgaGAAAAAGTGTTATAGTAAATATGGGTAAAAATAGATAACAAAAGTAACATCATGAGCTGATGATAAAGTAACTTACCATCCTCGCTAGCAGTGGCATTGCCTAGATCACCAGCATGTCAGTTTTCATCTTCAGGAGCACCATGTAACTTTCCAGCAGGATTAAAATGAGGCCCTGCAGTATACAAGAGCATGAGTACAtaatcaataatttaatcctttCAATCAGAAACTTGCAACTCAATAGATCGCCATGAAGGAAAAGGTAAATAATTTTACCAGTTGACATGCATCCATTGGTGGTGTCTCCAAGAGCATGCACATGGAAGCCATGAAGGCCAGGCTTGAGGCCAGTGATGGATCCGGTGACGGTGGTTGGACCTATTACAGAGATTTACATCCCAAAATTAGATCGGATCACAAATTCACAGAAAAATCAAAATGGTTGAAGTTGAAACCCTAGATCTGAAAAGAATTTAGCATTCCACAAGTAGTATTTCAAGAGATTTCTCACCATCTCCTTCCTGGACGAAGTAAATTGTGCCCTTAACACCCTCACTGTTACCCAAGACAGCAACAGCCTTCACCATTTCCTTAGGTGTTCTACACAGCAGACATCAAACACAAGGTTAAAGACATCATTAAATGTCTCAAAATAAGTAGCATCGCCACTAGATGAGAAATAATCGATCTCGTCTTCCAGATACAAAAAGAAAAGCAACTCAACAATCGCCAGACTAAACGCTAAACAAATACCATCAAACTCGAGACGAAATCAGCTCTCGCTCCATCATAGATAGAGAACCCATCAAATCTCAGTAGAAAACTCCACTTTTTCttcaccaaatcaaatcaaagcagtCGCATAAGTTAAAATCgagaaaaaaaagagataaaACCTAAGGATCGAAAACAAAACAACAATACGATGGAAGACAAATTTCAGATCGGAAAGTATACCTTTGATAAATGgattaaaggaaaaaagaaatgagATTTACCAGATGATCGAGCACCAAAACAACAACGGGGCAGAAATAAGAGATTCAGATTAAAGAAAACAAAAGCAAATATAAAGATAGAAttatggaagaagaaaggtggtgaggttggaaggaagaataaaaaagaaacactgaaaaaGAGAAAGAGGTAGAAGAAGAGGTCAAAAGTGCGACCTTATTGAACCAGATCCCGTGGGCGGACTGGATTGCGTGGTGGAGGTCAGAAAACGGAGAGGTGGAGGCGAGCTCCTTGGCGAAACGCTTGCTACCGCAGCACCGTAGCATATCCTCCTCCGTCCACGAAAAAGATACCATCTTTCgtagatctaggaaggggaagagggagatgaggcaaggaggaaagtggtggtggcttCGCGATGGTATacggtggacggcgcgatataggtttaggtttggagggaagagtgaagtgttgaaaattttggctaagtattggtggaaaaattatattattttattttggtgcatagacatcgggttttaaaaaatcgctgttaaaat includes these proteins:
- the LOC122005330 gene encoding superoxide dismutase [Cu-Zn]-like, whose product is MVKAVAVLGNSEGVKGTIYFVQEGDGPTTVTGSITGLKPGLHGFHVHALGDTTNGCMSTGPHFNPAGKLHGAPEDEN